From Sphingopyxis sp. USTB-05, the proteins below share one genomic window:
- a CDS encoding FadR/GntR family transcriptional regulator — protein sequence MSGMVDPGARGSLVERAVESVRDFIRTNDLKVGDTLPGEGSFAQQLGVSRPVMREAFGALAALRLVDVGNGRKPRVGAIDGSVMAASMGHAVNTSQVSLADVWEVRRTLELRTAELAAINRSDEQARAILTAAHGLSVEHDEAARTAADTVFHQTIAEASGNQLFHQIVRSFEQLMALAIPRAWAGRTTREERDETLALHREVAEAISDRDPARARAAMESHFNNSIGEMLRDQF from the coding sequence ATGAGCGGGATGGTCGACCCCGGCGCGCGCGGCTCGCTCGTCGAGCGTGCGGTCGAATCGGTGCGCGACTTCATCCGCACCAACGACCTGAAGGTCGGCGACACGTTGCCGGGCGAGGGGAGCTTTGCGCAACAGCTCGGGGTGAGCCGCCCCGTCATGCGCGAGGCGTTCGGGGCGCTCGCTGCCCTCCGCCTCGTCGACGTCGGTAATGGCCGCAAACCGCGCGTCGGTGCGATTGACGGGTCGGTCATGGCCGCTTCGATGGGGCATGCGGTGAACACTTCGCAAGTCTCGCTCGCCGATGTCTGGGAGGTGCGACGCACGCTCGAACTGCGCACCGCCGAACTCGCCGCGATCAACCGCAGCGACGAACAGGCGCGTGCGATCCTGACCGCGGCGCACGGCCTGTCGGTCGAACATGACGAGGCCGCGCGTACTGCCGCCGATACCGTCTTTCACCAGACGATCGCGGAGGCGAGCGGCAATCAGCTTTTCCACCAGATCGTCCGCTCGTTCGAGCAATTGATGGCGCTTGCAATCCCGCGCGCCTGGGCGGGGCGGACGACACGCGAGGAACGCGACGAAACGCTCGCGTTGCACCGCGAAGTCGCCGAAGCGATTTCGGATCGCGACCCGGCGCGCGCCCGCGCCGCGATGGAAAGCCATTTCAACAATTCGATCGGCGAGATGCTGAGGGACCAGTTCTGA
- a CDS encoding TonB-dependent receptor, with product MTMSTNLRRGASAIALGFALTALLPAAAMAQDAGTAPVDEAPAEGEIVVSGIRGAINNSVQAKKANTSIVEVVSAEDIGKLPDLSIAESLSRLPGLATQRLDGRANVVSIRGLAPDFTTTLLNGREQVSASNNRGVELDQYPSELLNGAIVYKTPDASLIGQAIGGTIDMRTVRPLAYGKRAIAAGARFEINDLGKLNPDISNKGYRANISYIDQNADGTLGWAIGYARMQSPTAEERFNAWGYPEATDGTNTAFIIGGAKPYVKSNELKRDGVMAVVEWEPSDKFHTTIDGYWSKFKDEQRLRGIEFPLFWGNSTLQPGFTIEDGLVTKGVWTGTEAVMRNDVVHRDSTIIAGGWNAQFKPNEKLTLELDLGYSRIKKTEENLEIYLGTGRGQGVGARETALGFEMRPNGGIMFDPSLDYSDPNLFVITDPQGWNSCGGAVPNCQDGFVNTPRVKDQLKSLRLQATQELDGVLSSIRVGANYSDRKKSLDDRGFVLTSKNYPANTPVPADYLYDPVSLDFIGIPGMVAFDSWRFYNDDNYNLTDGAGFDPARVFNDYTIREKVLTGFVQANFDADAGSTPIRGNVGVQIVHSDQTGSSFYAQVVGGVTQSTPVTDGTKYTDILPSLNLSVEFADNTFLRFGAARVLARARMDQLKPGGGVNFDTSKRNNTDVNASPWSLDLGNAKLRPLMADTVDIGLEKYFGQGGYVSIGGFYKYLENYIYRQVNPFDFTDFEVPDGGTVGTRAGLSKQWLNGNAGRVYGAEASFSLPFANFTQSLDGFGVLGSASYTKSRVREGGEDPISMPGLSKWVLNGTAYFEKAGFQVRASGRYRSKFLAEVSTISLARDMFMAKSEFVVDAQVGYTFQSGALEGLGILLQASNLTNEPFVTYYNNDPRQIRDYQNYGRNLMAGITYKF from the coding sequence ATGACCATGTCGACAAATCTTCGCCGAGGTGCCAGCGCCATCGCGCTCGGCTTCGCCTTGACCGCATTGCTGCCTGCCGCCGCGATGGCGCAGGATGCCGGTACGGCGCCCGTCGACGAAGCGCCCGCCGAAGGCGAGATCGTCGTCAGCGGTATCCGCGGGGCGATCAACAATTCGGTCCAGGCAAAGAAGGCGAACACCTCGATCGTCGAGGTCGTCTCGGCCGAAGACATCGGCAAGCTGCCCGACCTGTCGATCGCGGAATCGCTGTCGCGCCTGCCGGGTCTCGCGACCCAGCGCCTCGACGGCCGTGCCAATGTCGTGTCGATCCGGGGCCTCGCCCCTGATTTCACCACAACCTTGCTCAACGGCCGCGAACAGGTTTCGGCGAGCAACAACCGCGGCGTCGAGCTGGACCAATATCCGTCCGAATTGCTGAACGGAGCCATCGTCTACAAGACCCCCGACGCGTCGCTGATCGGGCAGGCGATCGGCGGCACGATCGACATGCGGACGGTGCGGCCGCTCGCCTATGGCAAGCGCGCGATCGCCGCGGGCGCGCGTTTCGAGATCAACGATCTCGGCAAACTCAATCCCGACATCTCGAACAAGGGTTATCGCGCCAATATCTCCTACATCGACCAGAATGCCGACGGCACGCTCGGCTGGGCGATCGGTTACGCGCGCATGCAGTCGCCGACCGCCGAGGAACGCTTCAACGCGTGGGGCTATCCCGAGGCGACCGACGGCACGAACACCGCCTTCATCATTGGCGGTGCCAAGCCCTATGTGAAATCGAACGAGTTGAAGCGCGACGGCGTGATGGCGGTCGTCGAATGGGAACCGAGCGACAAGTTCCACACGACGATCGACGGCTATTGGTCGAAGTTCAAGGATGAACAGCGCCTGCGCGGCATCGAATTCCCGCTCTTCTGGGGCAATTCGACGCTGCAGCCCGGCTTCACCATTGAGGACGGGCTGGTGACGAAGGGCGTCTGGACGGGGACCGAGGCGGTGATGCGCAACGACGTCGTCCATCGCGACTCGACGATCATCGCCGGCGGCTGGAACGCGCAGTTCAAGCCGAATGAGAAACTGACGCTCGAACTCGACCTTGGCTATTCGCGGATCAAGAAGACCGAGGAAAATCTCGAAATCTATCTCGGCACCGGCCGCGGACAGGGCGTCGGTGCGCGCGAAACGGCGCTGGGCTTCGAAATGCGCCCGAACGGCGGGATCATGTTCGATCCGTCGCTCGACTATTCCGATCCCAACCTGTTCGTGATCACCGATCCGCAGGGCTGGAACAGCTGCGGCGGCGCGGTTCCCAACTGCCAGGACGGCTTCGTCAACACGCCGCGCGTCAAGGATCAGCTAAAATCGCTGCGCCTGCAGGCGACGCAGGAACTTGACGGTGTACTCAGCAGCATCCGCGTCGGCGCTAATTATTCGGACCGCAAGAAGAGCCTCGACGACCGCGGCTTCGTGCTGACCAGCAAGAATTATCCGGCGAACACGCCCGTGCCCGCCGATTATCTCTACGACCCGGTGTCGCTCGATTTCATCGGGATCCCCGGCATGGTCGCATTCGATAGCTGGCGCTTTTACAATGACGATAACTATAATCTGACCGACGGTGCAGGCTTCGATCCGGCGCGCGTATTCAACGACTATACGATCCGCGAAAAGGTGCTGACCGGCTTCGTCCAGGCGAATTTCGACGCCGATGCGGGCAGCACCCCGATCCGCGGCAATGTCGGCGTTCAGATCGTCCACTCGGATCAGACGGGCTCCAGCTTCTATGCGCAGGTCGTCGGCGGCGTGACCCAGTCGACGCCGGTCACCGACGGCACCAAATATACCGACATCCTGCCCAGCCTGAACCTGTCGGTCGAGTTCGCCGACAATACCTTCCTGCGTTTCGGTGCCGCGCGCGTTCTGGCGCGGGCGCGCATGGACCAGTTGAAGCCCGGCGGCGGCGTCAATTTCGACACGTCGAAGCGCAACAACACCGACGTCAACGCCTCGCCCTGGTCACTCGACCTCGGCAACGCAAAGCTGCGTCCGCTGATGGCCGACACGGTCGATATCGGGCTTGAGAAATATTTCGGCCAGGGCGGCTATGTCTCGATCGGCGGCTTCTACAAATATCTCGAAAATTACATCTATCGTCAGGTCAATCCGTTCGACTTCACCGACTTCGAGGTTCCCGACGGCGGAACGGTGGGCACGCGGGCGGGTCTCAGCAAGCAGTGGCTGAACGGTAATGCCGGGCGCGTTTATGGTGCCGAAGCGTCCTTCTCGCTGCCCTTCGCCAACTTCACCCAATCGCTCGACGGCTTCGGGGTGCTCGGCAGCGCCTCTTATACCAAGAGCCGCGTGCGCGAGGGCGGGGAGGACCCGATCTCGATGCCCGGCCTGTCGAAATGGGTCCTGAACGGGACCGCCTATTTCGAGAAAGCGGGCTTCCAGGTGCGTGCATCAGGTCGCTACCGTTCGAAATTCCTCGCGGAAGTCTCGACGATCAGCCTCGCCCGCGACATGTTCATGGCCAAGAGCGAGTTCGTCGTCGACGCACAGGTTGGTTACACCTTCCAGAGCGGCGCGCTCGAAGGGCTGGGCATCCTGTTGCAGGCATCGAACCTCACCAACGAGCCCTTCGTGACCTATTACAACAATGACCCGCGCCAGATCCGCGATTATCAGAATTATGGTCGCAACTTGATGGCCGGTATCACTTACAAGTTCTGA
- a CDS encoding LacI family DNA-binding transcriptional regulator translates to MGRQPSAKPTSFDIAYLAGVSQPTVSRALRGSKSVSAATRANIERIARELNYTVDKNASSLRSQRTHTLALLFFEDPNPDESMINPFFLSMLGSITRECARRGYDLLISFQQMHNDWHVTYQDSHRSDGIILLGYGDYQLYLTKLEHLVEMGTKFVRWGSVSEDGIGLTVGSDNVGAGEQVGAHLVEIGRRKIAFLGDASDHAPEFQDRYDGLCRAMRDAGLEPDPALQRDAVSSEDSGHAAATSLIQSGEPFDAIFAASDLIAIGAMRALAEAGLGMPHDVAIIGFDDIPAASLTSPTLTTVMQDMKGAGTLLVDALLARIEDRPVEQRILPARLIRRQSTAV, encoded by the coding sequence ATGGGGCGTCAGCCCTCGGCCAAGCCGACGAGTTTCGACATCGCCTATCTGGCGGGCGTCTCGCAACCCACGGTATCGCGCGCGCTGCGCGGCAGCAAATCGGTGAGCGCGGCCACCCGCGCGAACATCGAACGCATAGCGCGCGAACTCAACTACACGGTCGACAAAAACGCATCGAGCCTGCGCTCGCAACGCACCCACACGCTCGCGCTGCTCTTCTTCGAGGATCCGAATCCCGACGAATCGATGATCAACCCCTTTTTCCTGTCGATGCTGGGGTCGATCACGCGCGAATGCGCACGCCGCGGCTATGACCTGCTCATCAGTTTCCAGCAGATGCACAACGACTGGCACGTCACCTATCAGGACAGCCACCGGTCGGACGGGATCATCCTGCTCGGTTATGGCGATTATCAGCTTTACCTGACCAAGCTCGAGCATCTGGTCGAGATGGGGACCAAGTTCGTGCGTTGGGGATCGGTATCCGAAGACGGTATCGGCCTCACCGTCGGTTCGGACAATGTCGGCGCGGGCGAACAGGTGGGTGCGCATCTGGTCGAGATCGGGCGGCGGAAGATCGCCTTCCTCGGCGACGCATCGGACCATGCGCCGGAGTTTCAGGATCGCTACGACGGGCTTTGCCGCGCGATGCGCGACGCCGGGCTCGAACCCGACCCGGCGCTGCAGCGCGATGCGGTGTCATCGGAGGATTCGGGCCATGCGGCCGCCACGTCGCTGATCCAAAGCGGCGAACCCTTCGACGCGATTTTCGCCGCGAGCGACCTGATCGCCATCGGCGCGATGCGCGCCCTCGCCGAAGCCGGTCTCGGCATGCCGCACGATGTTGCGATCATCGGCTTCGACGACATCCCGGCCGCCAGCCTGACGTCGCCGACACTGACCACGGTGATGCAGGATATGAAGGGTGCGGGCACCTTGCTCGTCGACGCGTTGCTCGCGCGGATCGAGGATCGGCCGGTCGAACAGCGCATTTTGCCGGCGCGGCTTATCCGGCGACAGAGCACGGCGGTTTGA
- a CDS encoding MFS transporter produces MEKPRQGFAGLWNISFGFFGIQIGFALQNANMSRIFQSLGEDIEKLPGLWVAAPLTGLLVQPIIGHMSDRTWFGRLGRRRPYFLAGAILAAIALFVMPESPAIWFAAMTLWILDASLNISMEPFRAFVGDMLRKDQHSVGYAVQTAFIGAGAVVGSLFPTLMEAMGVANVAPPGQIPDTVRYAFWFGGIALFLAVLWTVVTTDEYSPEQMAAFDPPTVEDAPAIRALASHSYASSLGWIAAGILVVLAQVELSLLREVLLLGALLVGYGLASIAAIALARQGNDTNMLSSIVGDFSGMPPLMKRLALVQFFSWSALFIMWINTTPIVAQYHFGTTDAASAAYQDAGNWVGELFAIYNGVAAVAALTLLPWLARRLGQARTHMIGLACGAVGYASFFVLRDPSQLIVSEIFIGIFWASVLAMPYAILASSLPQAKLGIYMGLFNVFVVVPQLLVATVMGSIMKSLFPGEPIYTMAFAAFTLLLALIAMARVGRIVPASATEGRS; encoded by the coding sequence ATGGAAAAGCCGCGCCAGGGCTTCGCCGGCCTTTGGAATATCAGTTTCGGCTTTTTCGGCATCCAGATCGGCTTCGCGCTGCAGAATGCGAATATGAGCCGCATCTTCCAATCGCTTGGCGAGGATATCGAAAAGCTCCCCGGCCTGTGGGTGGCGGCGCCGCTGACCGGCCTGCTCGTCCAACCGATCATCGGCCATATGAGCGACCGAACCTGGTTCGGCCGTCTCGGCCGCCGCCGCCCCTATTTTCTTGCCGGCGCGATCCTCGCCGCGATCGCGCTGTTCGTGATGCCCGAAAGCCCGGCGATCTGGTTCGCGGCGATGACATTGTGGATCCTCGACGCCTCGCTCAATATTTCGATGGAGCCCTTCCGCGCCTTCGTCGGCGACATGCTGCGCAAGGATCAGCACAGCGTCGGCTATGCTGTGCAGACAGCGTTTATCGGTGCAGGTGCCGTTGTCGGATCGCTGTTTCCCACGCTGATGGAGGCGATGGGCGTCGCAAATGTGGCGCCGCCGGGGCAGATTCCCGATACGGTCCGCTATGCCTTCTGGTTCGGCGGGATAGCGCTGTTCCTCGCGGTTCTGTGGACCGTCGTCACGACCGACGAGTACAGCCCGGAGCAGATGGCGGCCTTCGATCCGCCGACCGTGGAGGACGCCCCGGCCATCCGTGCGCTTGCATCGCACAGCTATGCAAGCAGCCTCGGATGGATCGCGGCGGGTATCCTTGTGGTTCTGGCACAGGTCGAGCTTTCGCTTTTGCGCGAGGTGCTGCTGCTGGGCGCCTTGCTGGTCGGCTATGGCCTCGCGAGCATCGCCGCGATCGCGCTGGCGCGGCAGGGCAATGACACGAATATGCTGTCCAGCATCGTGGGCGATTTCTCCGGCATGCCGCCGCTGATGAAGCGCCTCGCACTCGTACAATTCTTCAGCTGGTCGGCGCTGTTCATCATGTGGATCAACACCACGCCGATCGTCGCCCAATATCATTTCGGGACCACCGATGCCGCCAGCGCGGCCTATCAGGACGCAGGCAACTGGGTCGGCGAATTGTTCGCAATCTATAACGGCGTCGCGGCGGTCGCGGCGCTGACCTTGCTCCCGTGGCTCGCTCGCCGCCTGGGACAAGCACGGACCCACATGATCGGCCTCGCCTGCGGCGCCGTCGGCTACGCCAGCTTCTTTGTGCTGCGCGATCCGTCGCAACTGATCGTGAGCGAGATTTTCATCGGCATTTTCTGGGCATCGGTCCTCGCGATGCCTTACGCGATCCTCGCCTCCAGCCTGCCCCAGGCAAAGCTTGGCATCTATATGGGGTTGTTCAACGTCTTCGTTGTCGTCCCGCAATTGCTCGTCGCAACCGTGATGGGCTCGATCATGAAATCGCTGTTCCCGGGCGAGCCCATCTATACGATGGCGTTCGCCGCCTTTACCCTGTTGCTGGCGCTGATTGCGATGGCGCGTGTCGGCCGGATCGTTCCCGCATCCGCAACGGAGGGACGAAGCTGA